The Trichocoleus sp. genome segment CTCAATGTGCAAATGGTTGAGCTATTGCCAATGATTGAGGCAGCGATCGATACGGTGCGACCTGCCGCTGATGCCAAGAACATCCGACTGCAATCGGTGCTTGATCCAGCAGCAGGTCCTGTTTTAGGAGACTCCGAGCGGTTGAACCGCCATTACGTGCCTGCTGAATCATCTGCCAGCGAACGAACCAATTAGGTTCTGCCCAGAAATCTTTGAGGTATTTGGGACCCAACCAGCCGGGGTCAGCATCAAATAATTTTTCGTAGATATTGCGGCGAGACATCAGCATCACCTCTGCGCCCCGTTGAATCGCGCCGACAGCTAAGTGCCCACTGGTTAATCCGCTGCCGATGATCAGCACCCGTTCTCCTCGGAGCTGCAATCCTCTTAAATCAACTTGGTAAGAGTGAAGAAGGCGATCGCTGGGGTATTTGGTTGAAATTTGCTCCACCCATTCTGGAAGATGAGGTCGTCCTCCACCATTGGCAATCACCACCCGCCTAGCAACAATCGTTTGACCATTCGATAATTCCAAATGAAAGCGAGAACGCCGCCCGCTTAAGGGTTGAATTTGCACCACCTGAGTCGGGCATACACAGGTTTGCAATTGCCAGCGACGAATCACTTCCTGACAGAAATCTTG includes the following:
- a CDS encoding FAD/NAD(P)-binding protein translates to MSQIPLPHSIDIAIVGAGPHALTLVTHLLQKKKSMRGRFIVFDPSGQWMSQWNHQFAALEIPHLRSPAVHHPDPASHALRTFAERRPNELFPPYDLPGTKLFQDFCQEVIRRWQLQTCVCPTQVVQIQPLSGRRSRFHLELSNGQTIVARRVVIANGGGRPHLPEWVEQISTKYPSDRLLHSYQVDLRGLQLRGERVLIIGSGLTSGHLAVGAIQRGAEVMLMSRRNIYEKLFDADPGWLGPKYLKDFWAEPNWFVRWQMIQQARNGGSTARSLLKQDLLLDQAPIAVGCSWHQRQVAPYRSLPQSLAIAQPFAH